The sequence CATTGACTAATTACAATCAAGTAACAAATGTAAAGCACGCAGGTGGCGCAGGTTGCCACATGATCGAGGGGCGGGCCGCATCGCGGCCCGCCCCTCGATCACACATCCGGTCGTACGCGCGTCAGCGCTGCTCCACCTCGCCCGGAGCCGGACGCTGGGTCGGCACCGTCGGGTCCTCCGACTTCCAGTTCGTCGAAGCCGGCGGGATCTCGTCGGTCAGTGGCCCGCCGACCGGCTGCGGCCTGGGCTGCTCGACGGTATCCGTGTCGCGGACCGGCTCCTGGTCCACCCGGGTGGGCGTCGGGTCGGCGACCGCCGGCTCGGCGCGGTGCCGGGCAGACCCGCCCTCGGGTCGGGTCACCAGCCACACCCCGAAGACGACAGCGAGCAGACCGAGGACACCGGCGACGATCGGACCCCAGAAACTGATCAGGCCGATCTTGAAGCGGTTGTCCTTGACCGTCTCGACACTGCGGCTCACCGTGTCGTCGGTGTAGTTGAAGTCCGCGTCCAACAGCACCGTGGGGGTGCCGGTGTTGGGGCGCAACTCCTTGTGCTGCTGCTCCCGCACGTTCACGTAGGAGCCGGTGACCGGGTCGACCCAGAGCGTCCGGATGTTGCTGTAGACGATCTGGCCGCTGGTGGCGCCGGGCGCGAACTTGCCGACCAGCGTCTGGATGCTGCTCTCCGGGGTGGCCAGCACCTCGTTCTCGATCCGCTGCTCGAAGCGGTACGCCTCGATGCCCTTGATCTTCTCGGTGCCGACGAACTTGGCCGGGACGGCCCGCTTCAGGTCACGGTCGAAGACCTGGTAGTCGCGCTTGTCGGTGCCGAACGGGAACTTGTAGATCTGGCCGGAGTACTTCACGTTGCCGACCGGAGTCCCGTCCGCCCCGGTCTCGTTGAGCCACTGCTCCTTCCACGAGGCGGCCGCGCCGGAGATCCGGTAGAGAGCGAGTTCGGTGCTGTACTGGCTGACCACGTCCTGGTTGTCGACGCGCCGGACCGTCTGGTAGACGTCCCAGATCACCGCGTCGCCCTTGAGGTCCTTGGGCAGCCGATCCTTGGTGTCGTCGGGCTGTGGAATGACCTCGACATTGGACACCAGATCGCCTTGCGGAACCTCGATGCTCACCGAGCTCCCGGTTGCCGTGATCTTCAGGAACCTGGCGTTCTTCGCCTCGGCGACGGACGTCGTTGGCTCAAGATCGTAGGGGAGCTTGGTCACGGCGGGGGCCACATAAAACGGCAGCCCGGCCGCGAAGACCAGCAATAAGACGCCAAGCCCGAAGAGCGCGGCGCCCACGCGAAGCTTCACTCATCCTCCTGTAACCTGCCGCCCTACGACCTGTTGTCCGGGGCACCCGATCCTTAACATGGCGGGAGGTTACTCCCCGGTCACCTTCAAAGCGACCCCCTGGATGTCCAGATGTCCACAGCCGCCGCGCCAACAGTTTCGGAGCCTTCGGTAACCGGCCGACTCCCCGCCCTCGACGCGCTGCGAGCAATCGGCGCGGTGGCGGTCGTCGGTCACCACGTCGGGTTCCAGACCGCCGTCACCATGAACACCACCTGGGGCGGCTGGCTGGCTCGGCTGGACGTCGGCGTCGCCATCTTCTTCGTACTGTCCGGGTTTCTGCTGTTCCGGCCGTGGGCGCTGAACGCGGCGACCGGCCGGGCCCGACCCCGCGCCAAGCGCTACCTGTGGCGGCGAGCCCTGCGCATCCTGCCCGCCTACTGGTTGGCGATCGCGGTCTGCCTGATCGTCCTGCCGCAGAACGGGCAGGCGTCCGTGGCCGACTGGATCCGCCACCTCACCTTCACCCAGATCTATCAACCGGGGCAGTTGCGCGCCGGGCTCAGCCAGACCTGGAGTCTCGCCACCGAGGTCGTGTTCTACCTGCTCCTGCCGCTGATCGCCGCGCTCGCCGTCGGCCGGTCCTGGCGTCCTGTCCGGACCATCGTGATCGTCAGCGGGAGTGCGCTGCTGACCGCCGGGTGGCTCACCCTGATGGGGCTCGGCCAGCTCGACAGGGCCCTGCACACCATGTGGTTCCCCTCGTACGCCGCCTGGTTCGGTGCCGGCATGGCACTGGCGGCGGCGCACGTCGCCCTGCGCACCGGGACCGCGCCCGCGTCCTTCCGGATCCTGGACGACCTGGCCTCGGCGCCGGTCACCTGCTGGGCCGCCGCTGTCGGCCTGATGGCGATCGCGACGACGCCCATCGCCGGCCCCCGCGACCTCGCCGAGCCGACGGCCGCCGAGTTCGGCGTCAAGCTCGCCCTGTACCTGGCGATCGCGGCGCTGATCCTGATCCCGGTGGCCTTCGGCGGGCCGAGCCGGGCCAAGGAGGTCTTCGGCAGCTCGTCCGCTCGATGGCTCGGCGCGGTCTCGTACGGGCTGTTCCTGTGGCACCCCATGGTCATCGAACTCATCTACCTGGTCGACGACCGACCGCTCTTCACCGGCGGGCTGCTCAACACCTTCGCCCTCACCATGGCCTTCGGTCTGGTGTACGCCGCGGTCAGCTACTACGGCGTCGAGCGGCCCCTGCAACTGCTCGGGTCGCAGGGTCGCCGCCGATCGACCGGACGTGGGCAGGCATCCGGGACCTCCGCCACCGACGTGGCCGCACCGGCCACCACACCGCCGACCGTCGCGGCTGGCACGCCTGTGCCCACGGTCGGCGGGTAGCGCCCAGCGCTGGCCCATCGGGGCATTGCCGGCCGGCACACCAGCCCCTAATGTGACGCGGGTCGCTAAATTACTTGAGAGTAGGGTTCGCGTGGAGCGTCGCTTCGGCATGCCCGGACACGTGTTGTTCCTCAACTGGCGAGACACCCGCAACCCCGAAGGTGGCGGTTCAGAGGTGTACGTCGAGCGGATCGCCGCCGAGTTGGTGGCGCGCGGTTTCCGCGCCACCCTCTTCTGCGCCGCCCACGGTCAGGCCCCCGCCGACGAGGTCAACGAGGCGGGCGTACGGGTGGTGCGGCGCGGCGGCCGACACACCGTCTACCTGTGGGCAGCGCTCTGTTACGTCGCGGGTGCGCTGGGTATCGGCCCGCTGGCGGCCCGCCGGGGCGGCCGGCCCGATGTCCTGGTCGACGTCTGCAACGGGTTGCCGTTCCTCGCCCCGCTGTGGGCCCGACGCCCGGTGGTCAAGCTGATCCACCATGTGCACCGCGAGCAGTGGCCGGTGGTGCTTCCCCAGTGGGCGGCCCGGTTCGGCTGGTGGATCGAGTCGTCGCTCGCCGTACGCCTCTACCAGCGGTGCCGGTACGTCACCGTCTCCGAGGCCACCCGCCGAGAGTTGGCCCAGCTCGGCGTGCCGCCGGAGCAGGTCTCAGTGGTGCACAACGGCACCCCGACGCTGCCGCACACCGACGTCGAGCGGGCGACGTTCCCGCTGCTCGTGACGCTGAACCGGCTGGTGCCGCACAAGCGGGTGGAGGTGGCGCTGCGGGCCGTCGCTGCCCTCTCCGACGAACTGCCGCAACTACGTCTGGTCGTCGCCGGTCAGGGCTGGTGGGAGTCGCACCTGCGTGAACTCGCCGCAGAACTGGACATCACCGAGCGGGTGGACTTCCGGGGCTTCGTGACCGAGGAGGAGAAGGCCGCCCTGCTCGCCTCGGCCTGGGTGGCCCTGACCCCGTCGCTCAAGGAGGGCTGGGGGCTCACCATCGTGGAGGCGGGTTCGGCGGGCACCCCGACTGTTGCGTTCCGGGGAGCGGGCGGAGTCGCCGAAGCGGTCGTCGACGGGCGTACGGGCCTGCTGGCCGACGACATCGACGACTACCTGACGAAGGTGCGCACGCTCCTGCACCGGGATGAGCTGCGGCGGGAGATGGGCGCCCAGGCCCGGGAGCACGCGGCCAGCTTCACGTGGCAGGCCGCGGGTGGGCGCTTCGAGGCGATCCTCAAGGGTGTGGAGTCGCCCCGCCCAGTGCAGCAGCGGGGCGAGCCGTCCTACCTGTCGCCGTAAACCGCGGGGGCGTACGGGTCTTTCTTTCCGGCCCGCTTGGCCGCCTCCGAGACGAGCTTGGCCTCCTTTGCGGCCTCCTCGTCGGTGGCGGTCGCGGCGGCCGAGATCCCGCCGAGAGCCAGGATCCCCAGCAACGCCGCCACCAGGCCAGACACGACCAGGGTCAGAGCTCTACGCATGCCAATCCTCCAATGGCGAGACGTGCGAGCGGACGTTACCACGCGGTAGCTCGCCGGTGTAGTGCCGAAACGGCGGCAGCGATGACCACCAGAAGGGCAGCGCTGAGCGCCGCCACCACGGCCAGTCGGGCCGGCCCGGACGGGCTCGATTCGCGCACCGTCGCCGGATTGCGGTACAGCGTCAGGGACGGTCCGTCGTGGACGCGCACCAGGCCACCGAGCACCTGAGAGTCCACCTCCCCGGAGACCTCGTGCTGCACCAGGACCCAGCGCACACCGGTGGTCCAGACCGGCCGACCCTCGGCCAACGCCCGGCGCATCTCGCGGACGCGCGGATTCTCGCCGGCCACGGCGACGTCGCCGACCCGGAGCGTGTCGTCGGTCAGGACCGTCCCCGGCAGGTAGCGGGGCGCCGGGTCCAGGACCACCCGGCCGGGGTTCCACGGGTACGCGCGGTAGGCGCTCAGCGGCAACGCGAGGATCTCCCCCGGCTCCTCGTCGATGTACTCGGCCACCCGCTGCCACTCCGCCGGATAGCTCACCGGACGCAGCCGACCGGCACCGCCGAAGGCGAGGTCCGGCAGGACCGCCACCGGCAGGAACAGCAGCCCGACCAGGATCACCCCGGCCACCTCCCGGTCGACCCGGGCCACCAGCCGCTCGGCCCCCAACGCCGCACACACCACCAGCAGCAGGGCGTACGGGGCCAGGAACTTCTGGCCATCTCGCAGCAACCCCGCGCCCGGCAGGTTCACCACCGCCCAGCGCAGCGCGGCATCCCCACCGGGGAGCACCCCGAGCGCGGCGAGCAGACAACCGGCCCCGGCGAGCACGGCCAGCCGCGGCGCCCCACCCGGGGGCAGCCGCCGCCGCAGCAGCCCCGCACCGACACCGGCCAGGATCAGCAGCACCACTGTCGCCACCGGCACCAGTGGCGTGGCGCGGCTCGCGGGGGTGGCCTGCGCGCTCCAGATGCCGCCGGTGCCGGCCAACGCCACCAGCGGGCCGGCCCAGTTCTCCGACCGCGCCGCGAACGCCGCCACCCCCGCCGGGTCCGAGGAACCCCCGGCACCGGTGACCAGGGCCGCGACCACCCAGGGGGCGTTGAGCACCCCGACCGCGGCCAACGCCTGCCGGGACCGCAGCGGATGCATCCGCTGCGACACCAGCAGCGACCGGGGCGCGCGCATCCGGTCCGACGTCAGCACCAGCACCGTGCCCAGCGCGATCAACCCACCGGTCGGCGTGATGGCGGCGGGAGCGGCGGCGAGCACCACCCGGGCGAGCGCGCCGGTGCGCCCCGCCCGCAGGTCCAGCCCCGCCCGCACCAGCCACGGCAACGCGGCGTACGCGAGCAGCAGCCCCCACTGCCCGATCAGCAAGCGCTCGGCGAGGTACGGCGTCCACGCGTACGCCACAGCGGCGAACAGCCGGACCACACGCCGGTCGGTCGGCACCAACCGGCCGGCGCCGACCGCCGCGAGGAAGACCGCCCCGGCGAGCGCCAGCCGCTGCACCACCCAGCCCGGCACGAGCTGGGTGACCAGCGAGACCACCGCGTCCATCGGCACCGCCCGGGGCAGGCTCTGCGCCGGGGCGACGAGATCCCAGGTCAACGGCTGCCGGGGTACGAACACCATGTCGTACAGCAACGCGTAGCCGGGCGCGGCCAGCGGGGCCAGAACCAGCACCGTGACCGCCGCCGCGACCGCGTACAGCGGGAGCGTGTCCCGCCCCCGCCGAACCGGTGCGGCCCCCACGCCGTCGGTCGGGTCAACCATTCACGACGCCGGCACCGCCCGGCCGACGGTGATCAGTTCGGTGCACACCCCGACCCCGGGCGTCCGCACGGTGACCTCGACGGCGTCCCCCGCACCCTCCAACAGGAAGAAGAGGTCGTTCAGCCCGCGCCGCAGGGTGATCTCGCGGGTGGCGTCCCCGAGCCGGAAGAGCGCTGTCGAGTCACCCGAGCTGAGGTAGCCGAAGTGCACCACGTACGGCCACTCCACCAGGTACCCGTCCAGCGGGATCCGCGTGGGTCGACCGCCCTCCGCCAGGTGCCCGCAGCCGTCCACCGGGCCGGGCACGATCTTCCGCCCCTGGACCACGACCGGGCGGATCCGGCCGAGATCGTCGAACGTCGACGGTCGCGCGGCCTCCGTCACGAAGGTGGGGCGACGCTCGGCTGGGCGGAAGAAGTGCGACTGGAGATTGTCCGGCCAGAAGTACCCGGCGACG comes from Micromonospora vinacea and encodes:
- a CDS encoding DUF3068 domain-containing protein, with the protein product MKLRVGAALFGLGVLLLVFAAGLPFYVAPAVTKLPYDLEPTTSVAEAKNARFLKITATGSSVSIEVPQGDLVSNVEVIPQPDDTKDRLPKDLKGDAVIWDVYQTVRRVDNQDVVSQYSTELALYRISGAAASWKEQWLNETGADGTPVGNVKYSGQIYKFPFGTDKRDYQVFDRDLKRAVPAKFVGTEKIKGIEAYRFEQRIENEVLATPESSIQTLVGKFAPGATSGQIVYSNIRTLWVDPVTGSYVNVREQQHKELRPNTGTPTVLLDADFNYTDDTVSRSVETVKDNRFKIGLISFWGPIVAGVLGLLAVVFGVWLVTRPEGGSARHRAEPAVADPTPTRVDQEPVRDTDTVEQPRPQPVGGPLTDEIPPASTNWKSEDPTVPTQRPAPGEVEQR
- a CDS encoding acyltransferase family protein, whose translation is MSTAAAPTVSEPSVTGRLPALDALRAIGAVAVVGHHVGFQTAVTMNTTWGGWLARLDVGVAIFFVLSGFLLFRPWALNAATGRARPRAKRYLWRRALRILPAYWLAIAVCLIVLPQNGQASVADWIRHLTFTQIYQPGQLRAGLSQTWSLATEVVFYLLLPLIAALAVGRSWRPVRTIVIVSGSALLTAGWLTLMGLGQLDRALHTMWFPSYAAWFGAGMALAAAHVALRTGTAPASFRILDDLASAPVTCWAAAVGLMAIATTPIAGPRDLAEPTAAEFGVKLALYLAIAALILIPVAFGGPSRAKEVFGSSSARWLGAVSYGLFLWHPMVIELIYLVDDRPLFTGGLLNTFALTMAFGLVYAAVSYYGVERPLQLLGSQGRRRSTGRGQASGTSATDVAAPATTPPTVAAGTPVPTVGG
- a CDS encoding glycosyltransferase family 4 protein — protein: MPGHVLFLNWRDTRNPEGGGSEVYVERIAAELVARGFRATLFCAAHGQAPADEVNEAGVRVVRRGGRHTVYLWAALCYVAGALGIGPLAARRGGRPDVLVDVCNGLPFLAPLWARRPVVKLIHHVHREQWPVVLPQWAARFGWWIESSLAVRLYQRCRYVTVSEATRRELAQLGVPPEQVSVVHNGTPTLPHTDVERATFPLLVTLNRLVPHKRVEVALRAVAALSDELPQLRLVVAGQGWWESHLRELAAELDITERVDFRGFVTEEEKAALLASAWVALTPSLKEGWGLTIVEAGSAGTPTVAFRGAGGVAEAVVDGRTGLLADDIDDYLTKVRTLLHRDELRREMGAQAREHAASFTWQAAGGRFEAILKGVESPRPVQQRGEPSYLSP